In Mytilus edulis chromosome 4, xbMytEdul2.2, whole genome shotgun sequence, the following proteins share a genomic window:
- the LOC139520851 gene encoding T-complex protein 1 subunit eta-like isoform X3, with the protein MDKLIINDQGKATISNDGATILKTLDIVHPAAKTLVDIAKSQDAEVGDGTTSVTLLAGEFLKEAKPFIEEAVHPQIIIKAFRKAATEAVKKIKEISVRINKSDPKEMRQLLEKCAATSLSSKLVAHQKDFFTKMVVDAVMLLDELLPLNMIGVKKVTGGGLEDSVLISGVAFKKTFSYAGFEMQPKKYTKLKIALLNIELELKAERDNAEVRVDSVEEYQSIVDAEWKILYDKLDILHKSGAKVILSKLPIGDVATQYFADRDMFCAGRVVEEDLKRTMKACGGSIQTTVQNLSPDVLGSCETFEEIQIGGERYNLFTGCPQARTCTIILRGGAEQFIEETERSLHDAIMIVRRTMKNDAVVAGGGAIEMELSKHLRNLSRTIAGKEQLLMGAMAKALEIIPRQLCENAGFDATNILNKLRQRHAQGGIWYGVDVLNEDIADNFENCVWEPAVVKINAITAAAEASCLILSVDETVKNPKAQQDGPPGGGMGRGRGRPM; encoded by the exons GTAGGTGATGGAACCACCTCAGTGACCTTGTTAGCTGGTGAGTTCCTTAAGGAAGCCAAGCCATTTATTGAAGAGGCAGTTCATCCACAGATCATAATCAAAGCTTTTAGAAAGGCAGCAACAGAG gctgtaaagaaaattaaagaaatatctGTGAGGATCAACAAAAGTGATCCAAA GGAAATGAGACAGTTATTAGAGAAATGTGCTGCTACTTCATTGAGTTCTAAACTGGTTGCTCATCAGAAAGATTTCTTCACAAAAATGGTTGTTGATGCTGTCATGTTATTGGATGAGTTACTACCCCTTAACATGATTGGTGTGAAGAAAGTTACTGGTGGAGGTCTCGAG GATTCTGTATTGATATCAGGAGTAGCATTTAAGAAAACCTTCAGTTATGCTGGATTTGAAATGCAGCCAAAGAAATACACCAAACTTAAAATAGCACTGCTAAATATAGAATTAGAACTGAAAGCTGAGAGAGATAATGCAGAAGTTAGAGTTGATTCTGTTGAG GAATACCAGTCCATAGTAGATGCTGAATGGAAGATATTATATGATAAACTTGATATCTTACACAAGAGTGGAGCTAAAGTTATTTTGTCTAAGTTACCTATTGGAGATGTTGCCACACAGTATTTTGCAGACAG AGATATGTTTTGTGCTGGGCGAGTAGTAGAAGAAGATCTGAAGAGAACAATGAAAGCTTGTGGTGGCTCTATACAAACAACCGTTCAGAATCTGTCACCAGATGTGTTAGGTTCCTGTGAGACATTTGAAGAAATCCAAATTGGAGGGGAAAG atataatttatttACGGGTTGTCCCCAGGCTAGAACATGTACAATCATTCTACGTGGAGGTGCAGAACAGTTTATAGAGGAAACCGAGAGATCATTACACGATGCTATAATGATTGTAAGGAGAACCATGAAGAATGATGCTGTTGTTGCAG gtGGTGGAGCAATAGAAATGGAATTAAGTAAACATTTGAGAAACTTGTCAAGAACTATTGCTGGTAAAGAACAGTTATTGATGGGGGCCATGGCTAAAGCTTTAGAGATCATTCCACGACAGTTATGTGAAAATGCTGGATTTGATGCTACAAATATACTTAACAAATTACGTCAGAGGCATGCACAAG GTGGTATCTGGTATGGTGTAGATGTACTTAATGAAGATATTGCAGACAATTTTGAGAATTGTGTATGGGAACCAGCAGTAGTTAAAATAAATGCCATCACAGCTGCTGCAGAAGCAAGCTGTCTCATTCTTTCTGTTGATGAAACTGTTAAAAATCCAAAAGCCCAACAAGACGGACCTCCAGGTGGTGGAATGGGACGAGGTCGAGGACGACCCATGTGA